atgtctaaattagatgaaattttatagagatgatcttgaatagcatacctaaatattaaatcgcttatggtggAAAAaaatgaccgaaaagtgtgtcaaaattgaaacttcaattTGTAATTTTAGAGTCAAACTTCACAtcgagactatatatatatatatatatatatatatatatatatatatatatatatattagactcTACCAAAGATCGAATTCTAAGCAGTACGCCTGTAACTTTGATCGTTTAGCGGTGAGGTAGGATAAGGCAAAGCGAAACAAAGCCTCAAACAGAGGAAAGGAATATCACTTGCAACCTCAGAAGGCATGCAAAGAAAACTATCATAAAATAGACGAGAAGAATATCATGCATCTCATTCTCTTATACCAACCAATTAGCAGGCCAAATGATCAATGAAAACAGGGGAGGGGGCAAGAAATATAATAAGAACTACAAAGAGTAAACTTGGTACCCGATGGCCAATGTGAATCAAAGGATTTAAGGATGAATGcatatcgaaatcattaacaAACGCAAGTGTACGTGTGTAACCGAGAACAAGCAGTTCAACGATTTAAGAACCCAAATCTTCCTGAAGGTCGAGCGGGAATGAAAACTTATGTGATCACTTCACTAACACTACAATCCGGATGAGTAATGATAGTTGACAGATGATACACATTCAAAGTTAAACAAGTTAAGGAGACTTGGTGCATCCTGTCAGCCTTCCGATGAACGAGGGCCCTTTGGACTTGGATTTGGACTTTGGAAGTTCGTTGTTCTTTGTATGGGTTGTTCTTGCCAGCAGCTGAGCTCTCAGAATTCTGTTCTCTTCATTAAGCTTCTTAATTGTTTCACTTTTATCCTTAATATTCGATATTAATTTCTCCTGCTGATGTCTGTTTGCATCTATCAGTTCTGAAACCTTTTCCTCCCATATTTTCGCCTTCTCTATACTGCATATTTTCTCGTCCATGCTGCCATCAAGTTCTTCTGCCTTCATATCCTTATCACTGCCTGCTGAGGAGTCCTGTTGATCGCTACTCACCAGCACCAACCTATTATCCACCCTTTTATGCAGGTACTCAATAGCATCATCAGAGCTGGATGTGGTTTCCTTTTCAATGGTACTGTTTGGTAGTGCCTTGACTTTCATGTATCCTGAGATTTCCTTCTCGCATTTTTGGATAGTTTGTGCTTTGATGGAGTCCAATGTAGAGAAGGATCTCAGGTGAGCAGCTTGAATCACTTCAGATCTTAGTTGATCGTAGTTTTCAGCTAGTGAACGGTACGATTTGTAGAAGTCTTCCAGCCTAGTTATGAGCTCaggttttcttttaaaaaacaTATCTGCTCTCTTTGCAAATGTATCTCCATCTTCTTCGATTATATTCAGCATCAGTTTAGTCTTCTCATCCACATCTGCAtgcaataatatatatatcatcgaaaaccatgtatatatgtttaaaaTTCACTTCTTCATAATGGGTACGTAACAATAACATGCAATTTAAAATCAACACAatgaatcatatatatgtgtatgttACTGCCCTATATAATGTTGTGCGGAAACGTAACAAGTATAAAGTACCGAAAACTTGAGAAAAGATAAATAGATAGAGACACTTAAATCTTTGTGATTCACCCTAAAATTAAAGGGTTATATCCACGGA
This is a stretch of genomic DNA from Argentina anserina chromosome 4, drPotAnse1.1, whole genome shotgun sequence. It encodes these proteins:
- the LOC126792343 gene encoding protein NETWORKED 3A-like; this translates as MVDSKETSVVNKEDNAAAFSWWWDSHNRPHHSQWLQATLSDVDEKTKLMLNIIEEDGDTFAKRADMFFKRKPELITRLEDFYKSYRSLAENYDQLRSEVIQAAHLRSFSTLDSIKAQTIQKCEKEISGYMKVKALPNSTIEKETTSSSDDAIEYLHKRVDNRLVLVSSDQQDSSAGSDKDMKAEELDGSMDEKICSIEKAKIWEEKVSELIDANRHQQEKLISNIKDKSETIKKLNEENRILRAQLLARTTHTKNNELPKSKSKSKGPSFIGRLTGCTKSP